The DNA segment GTTTTGACGAGGACAAGTTGGCCATTTCAAAGTACTAACCCAATTGACGACAGCATTTCATTGCCACCAAGAATGTCTCAGATTTTAGCTAGTTTTGAAGAGTACTactcttcaaaatatgaagaaagaatgcTAAAGTGGGCCCATCATCTAAGTGTAATCGAGATTGGATGCCAGTTCAATAACGGCTATTACGAGATAAGTTTTTCTGTCTATGCTGGTGCAATTTTCCTTCTATTCGAGGATTACGAAGAATTGACATTAGAAGAGATACATGAACTAACCCATATACCTAAGGAAGATGTGAAATTTCTTGTGACGTCAATGTCGACAATGCCCAAatgtaaaattttgaagaaatcgtCTGATTCGGGAAATATTAAATTCTCCGTtaattatttcttttcttcttcaaacagGAAAGTGAAGGTCCCTGTTATAGCAGGTCCTATATCATCTCATAAATCAGATAATTTTGCGAGGCAGACTCTGGTAGATAccgatgaaaatgaaaaatgcatGGAAATTAATGCCACTATTGTCCGAAttatgaaagaagaaggaagattTAGCCATCAGCAGTTACTGGAAGAAACTATGAGACAAACAAGGTCACGCTTCGATCTTACTCCGAGCGTATTCAGAAGAAGCATTCAGTTAttgttggaaaaagaatacaTTCAGAGAGACGCGGATGATGCTTCTTATTATCATTGCCTTTTTTAATTACTCGTGGAAAATCTTCGCCAACTGTTTTTAAGTTTAACCGGTAGCGTAGAATTTTAATAGTTTATGTAGATGGACAGTTTTTCTCAGGTATACAAGCAAGCAATATTCTTATCCTACTCCCCGAGAATTGTAAAGACAACTCCTACAGAAATTTACTTTGCTACAAACTGAATCTTTAGCTCACggttttcaagaaaaggcATTCAGTTCAGATATTATAACAGTACACTACACACGACAACAGATTTAGAATATCGAAATTATTTGAAGTGTTACGTTTTGTTTGTTTCCGAGAACACATTCTTTCACTTGTTGGTCATTAGTTGAATTATAAaatcattatcaatcctaCTAGTAgaatagaaaagaaaagtctTCACGCTTTTGCCTAGAGTGCTGTTGTAAATGCCATTACCAACGACAGCGCTCTGCACTTTTTTCAGATGCTTGGCGGCCGTTTTTTACCTTTCatttgtaaaaaaaaaaaaaaaaatatatgttGAAATTTTACGATATAAAGAGAAGCTGTCCAATAGTAACTTTAGCAAAGCGGCATATTTCGAATTCAGCAGCCATTTCAACTTGTCTGGtctaatatttttcatttatttgaTATTATGAGCgaaataaataatgaaaattcAGACTCAAACCAAATAATAGTAGCCGGACCTGCGCAAAGCAAGAACAAGCACATCCGTAGCGCCTTGAGGAAACGGAAGGGTAGATTAAGTGCTCAAGCTTATGAGGAAGATCAAGAGGCTATTTTATCATCTCCTTTATTAACCTCAACGCCTAAAACAGTCTCCAGATCGCTGGTGAGATTGTACCCATACTTAATTGTAGTGGATAATTTTTTGAGTATCATCACATGGTCTAATGACAATATTTCTACAAACTTATTTGGAATAATAATCTTTATGGTTTGTGTTATATATTTTGGGTTCATTACAAAGTACTTTGGACATTTAATGATTGTAGGTATTATATGGGTATATTTGTTAATTGATAGGCACGTTCAGGAAACAATGGCATCTTGCCCTTCATTAGATGATATAATACATGTTATGGATAGAGTTTCTATGAAGTCTAGTGCTGTATTATCGCCTATTACTATTTTAAGTGCTCAGGATGTTAGGAGACTATTATTTACTATTGCATTCTTATCTCCAGTTTACATCTTCCTTACGATGTTTGTGCTATCTCCGAACTATTTGATGTTAATGGGAGGTCTGTATATACTTACGTATCACTCTAAACTGATCAGAAGAATGAGAAGGTATCTGTGGAAGTTCCGCATCGTGAGATTActtgtatttttcataaCAGGTTTAGATCTTGGAGGACCAGATAATAATAGGCGTTTGTTTGCTTCCGttaacaagaaaataaggtCATTTGTTTGGAACGAAGTAGGAAACACATCTAATACCAAAAAGACTGTTCTATTCAAGGTTgctctttttgaaaaccaaCGCCGCTGGCTTGGTATCGGGTGGACATCAACTATGTTGAGCTATGAAAGGGCGTCTTGGACAGATGAGTTTCTGAATACTTCTCCTAGCCCAGAAATGTTTACATTACCAGAGAAACAATCTGGAATGGCATGGGAATGGCATGATAAAGATTGGATGCTCGACTTAACAAATGACGGAGCAATCCAGGTTTCCGCTTCTACTGCTAAGACGAAAGTTAAGCCAGGGGCCGATGAGGGCTTTACTTATTATGACAATACCTGGAATAATCCCTCTGCAACAGACACATATAAAAAGTACACAAGAAGACGGAGGTGGATCAGAACTGCTACGGTGACCACGACGTATGACGATGAGCCTACCGTAGAAAAGGCTTCAATAATTTCCCATATTTCAAAGAGCGAAGATAATAAAGgcaggaaaagaaaagtttcatTCAGTACATCAAATGAGGTGCATATTATACCTTCCTCGAACAACAGCAAATTAATAGAAATGTGTGATATCGCAATGGAGAGTTCTCCATAGTAACGAATGGTCTGTGAAAAACAATGTCACCTGATCGAAGCGGTATATTCGACTGCTCATTTACCAACAAGGGAGCATCAGTCCAACTTCATTCTTTAGCTATACGTAATATGTAGTCACGCTTCCGCTTTCGATCAGTCACATACTTCAACAGTTAGTCTTCCAGATAACTGAAATGTATTTAAATACGAGTAATTAGAATTAATAAACAAATAATTATTGAAACAAAACTGTAgacattaaaaaaatcgaCATTAGAGGTAAAGGCCCTGTGTGGACATAAAAAGacaaagtaaaaaaattgggtGCGAATTAGACGACGTCTTCCATTTCtatttcatcttccaaGTCAGCTTCAGC comes from the Saccharomyces kudriavzevii IFO 1802 strain IFO1802 genome assembly, chromosome: 7 genome and includes:
- the PEX31 gene encoding peroxisome biogenesis protein (similar to Saccharomyces cerevisiae PEX31 (YGR004W) and PEX30 (YLR324W); ancestral locus Anc_4.140) — protein: MSEINNENSDSNQIIVAGPAQSKNKHIRSALRKRKGRLSAQAYEEDQEAILSSPLLTSTPKTVSRSLVRLYPYLIVVDNFLSIITWSNDNISTNLFGIIIFMVCVIYFGFITKYFGHLMIVGIIWVYLLIDRHVQETMASCPSLDDIIHVMDRVSMKSSAVLSPITILSAQDVRRLLFTIAFLSPVYIFLTMFVLSPNYLMLMGGLYILTYHSKLIRRMRRYLWKFRIVRLLVFFITGLDLGGPDNNRRLFASVNKKIRSFVWNEVGNTSNTKKTVLFKVALFENQRRWLGIGWTSTMLSYERASWTDEFLNTSPSPEMFTLPEKQSGMAWEWHDKDWMLDLTNDGAIQVSASTAKTKVKPGADEGFTYYDNTWNNPSATDTYKKYTRRRRWIRTATVTTTYDDEPTVEKASIISHISKSEDNKGRKRKVSFSTSNEVHIIPSSNNSKLIEMCDIAMESSP